From Heliomicrobium undosum, the proteins below share one genomic window:
- a CDS encoding S-layer homology domain-containing protein yields MNNSCLRNNHFRVPIILVLVFSLFFGMWIPPAAMALPQSTEAPSPAAKPDVVEAPPFQDVPVNSPDFLFINYLVSRKLISGFPDGTYRPLEGLTRAQAAQVIAGVAKLPPVAEAAPFSDIEPGYWAGSAIAAARQAGMLNGFPDGTFRPDEPLTRAQAVVLLFGLDKTPLPDIKSVDYADIPEGHWARKQALAAVRAGVIRPAAEGFAPDKAFNRGDLARALAMLLTISPKLRSAPLLPTLTVKGGATTVTRKGEATEVVNSTTVREGDMIDVRSGAAELTFDDGTGIQLKPGARLTLSEARGRSYIKKTGRPGTTVESLKLDMPIGKIFFLLAKFGDTVRAEKQAGIPAGAALYAAAPGPVADGVPSFAGLPATALLAAADGTAKDEEEWWRTASEEKGSRMTIDLPWGVAAVQGTSGSASANADGTGAAACLEGSIGVSAGGQTATLSGLQQTSVPAPNAPPTPPAPASPQTKAEFAQPAVAEFIAQQAQQAVENAAAPQAAPSPAAPADAPAPAQTPTTPATQAAPANQANAVISALSAVGASVGSASSTTNAARSSTGSGGGGGGSTTPPPSTTTPITATVTDSTVTMQEITSSVQYVNGADNCWTIAVANGTVKADVKLSDLSIKNLPHNLIPVVSKAANANAIQIKVTGSCTPVHGAIPIGVVVKASAVTESGMGDSAPLNMELKPAPTQVNGDLTDRQALLNVDNLSYIDNQWVCKVNVGTVKQNISWSDLSINVNSMAFSAVSYDVYKGEANTIVIRVLTLPYTSLSEPAEVNVTVKSTAVEENGLSDSAPVKAYILPPGQIAVMPLHKTIWMDYGNRTVHPQERWVVEVIGATLRTVLSTSDVQITDLPAGLTPTVVKGPGNTVEVSLTGTMATALTQPSVTQGIIVKGSAIDGAGFADSAERYLLLTPNPFQVSGYASDDLLVMNPDNRTADCSDEWQIGMTMGQLRSALSPADLQIDGLPAGLTPTWVVEPDNVIGFSVSGTAVNPITSPVSVDISLRNSAVEEQEYITCSVPIRVWLVPMIALSSNPSTPLVMETVYAPYAAANKWVLPVATGVVHDGFSINDLHITGSPLPVGLTLSAEKGAGNTIALAVYGTADQAVTQPLLIIAAILGTGVGVDAQGTGPRYGDSAPIPLLILPAGSPRYMIASPNSVTAGSSTQTFTLQLYNETVSGTVAQGDITLMGDLNGLAVGNVANTTSSVTVQVTGTLTRDTGYGIITISGSKLSGGFALSAMVAVSPQYVTPQ; encoded by the coding sequence ATGAACAACTCCTGTTTGCGAAACAACCATTTCCGTGTGCCGATCATCCTTGTCCTGGTGTTTTCCCTGTTCTTCGGCATGTGGATTCCCCCGGCAGCCATGGCCCTCCCGCAGTCAACCGAAGCGCCATCGCCGGCGGCCAAGCCCGATGTCGTCGAAGCGCCGCCCTTTCAGGATGTCCCTGTCAATTCTCCCGATTTTCTTTTTATCAACTATTTGGTGTCGAGGAAGTTGATCAGCGGCTTTCCCGACGGCACCTATCGGCCTCTTGAAGGGTTGACGCGCGCACAAGCGGCGCAAGTCATTGCAGGCGTGGCCAAGCTCCCTCCCGTTGCAGAAGCGGCGCCCTTTTCCGACATCGAACCCGGCTATTGGGCCGGCTCAGCCATCGCTGCCGCCCGCCAGGCAGGGATGCTTAACGGCTTTCCTGACGGAACCTTCCGCCCGGATGAACCGCTCACACGCGCCCAGGCCGTCGTCCTGCTCTTCGGTCTGGACAAAACTCCCCTTCCGGATATCAAGAGCGTCGATTACGCCGATATCCCGGAAGGCCACTGGGCCCGCAAACAGGCGCTTGCTGCCGTTCGGGCCGGGGTGATCCGCCCCGCCGCAGAGGGATTCGCCCCCGACAAGGCCTTCAACCGGGGCGATCTGGCGCGGGCATTGGCCATGCTGCTCACCATCAGCCCCAAGCTTCGCAGCGCGCCTTTGCTTCCGACACTCACGGTAAAAGGCGGCGCGACCACGGTGACCCGAAAGGGAGAGGCGACGGAAGTGGTCAATTCAACGACGGTCCGAGAGGGTGACATGATCGATGTCCGGTCCGGCGCGGCTGAGCTCACCTTCGACGACGGCACCGGCATTCAGTTGAAGCCCGGTGCTCGCCTAACTTTATCGGAAGCGCGTGGACGATCTTACATAAAGAAAACAGGCCGGCCCGGTACGACAGTAGAGTCGTTGAAACTCGACATGCCGATCGGAAAGATCTTTTTCCTGTTAGCGAAATTCGGCGACACGGTGCGAGCGGAGAAACAGGCGGGAATCCCCGCCGGTGCGGCCCTGTATGCCGCCGCGCCGGGCCCTGTGGCGGATGGGGTGCCTTCGTTTGCCGGTTTGCCGGCGACTGCCCTGTTGGCCGCCGCGGACGGAACGGCGAAGGACGAGGAAGAATGGTGGCGGACCGCCTCGGAAGAAAAGGGCAGCCGCATGACCATCGACTTGCCCTGGGGCGTCGCCGCGGTGCAGGGGACATCGGGAAGCGCCTCCGCCAACGCAGACGGCACCGGCGCCGCCGCCTGTCTCGAAGGTTCCATCGGCGTTTCCGCCGGGGGGCAGACGGCCACATTGAGCGGCCTCCAGCAAACTTCGGTCCCTGCGCCCAACGCCCCGCCGACTCCTCCTGCTCCCGCCAGCCCGCAGACCAAGGCGGAATTTGCCCAACCGGCGGTGGCCGAGTTCATCGCCCAGCAGGCGCAGCAAGCGGTAGAGAATGCCGCGGCGCCGCAAGCAGCCCCGTCGCCGGCTGCCCCAGCCGATGCGCCGGCGCCCGCCCAAACGCCGACCACCCCGGCGACGCAGGCAGCCCCGGCCAATCAGGCCAACGCGGTGATCAGCGCCCTGAGCGCCGTCGGGGCCAGTGTCGGTTCAGCCTCGTCGACCACGAATGCCGCGAGATCGAGCACCGGCAGCGGTGGTGGAGGCGGTGGATCTACCACGCCCCCACCCAGCACGACCACTCCGATTACGGCAACCGTTACCGACTCAACGGTGACGATGCAAGAAATTACGAGCTCAGTGCAATATGTCAATGGAGCGGACAACTGCTGGACGATCGCCGTCGCCAATGGAACAGTTAAAGCAGACGTCAAATTGAGCGATCTATCCATCAAGAACTTGCCCCACAACCTGATACCTGTCGTTTCAAAAGCGGCTAATGCCAATGCCATTCAGATTAAAGTCACAGGTTCATGCACGCCCGTTCATGGAGCAATCCCCATCGGCGTCGTTGTCAAAGCCAGCGCCGTCACGGAGAGCGGGATGGGCGATTCAGCGCCCCTGAATATGGAACTCAAACCGGCGCCAACCCAGGTCAACGGCGATTTAACAGATCGCCAAGCGCTTTTGAACGTCGATAATCTCTCTTATATCGATAATCAGTGGGTATGCAAAGTTAATGTAGGAACAGTCAAGCAGAATATCTCTTGGAGTGACCTCAGTATCAATGTCAACAGCATGGCGTTCAGCGCCGTCAGTTATGACGTCTATAAGGGCGAAGCCAACACGATCGTCATCAGGGTTTTGACTCTACCCTACACGTCATTGTCTGAACCGGCTGAAGTAAATGTAACCGTCAAGAGCACTGCCGTTGAGGAAAATGGTTTATCTGATTCTGCGCCGGTGAAAGCATACATTTTACCCCCCGGCCAGATCGCTGTGATGCCTCTTCACAAAACCATATGGATGGACTACGGCAACCGTACTGTACATCCGCAGGAGCGTTGGGTTGTTGAGGTCATCGGCGCGACCCTCCGGACGGTATTGAGCACGTCAGATGTCCAAATCACAGATCTGCCGGCAGGATTGACGCCAACCGTTGTGAAAGGACCGGGCAACACCGTAGAAGTGAGCTTGACCGGAACGATGGCGACGGCGCTCACGCAACCCAGTGTAACCCAAGGGATCATCGTCAAAGGCTCCGCCATCGACGGAGCCGGTTTCGCAGACAGTGCTGAAAGGTATCTCCTGCTGACGCCAAACCCGTTCCAGGTGAGCGGTTACGCCTCCGACGATCTATTGGTGATGAATCCAGACAACCGCACAGCCGACTGCAGTGATGAGTGGCAGATCGGTATGACGATGGGGCAACTGCGCAGCGCGCTTTCACCGGCCGATCTTCAGATCGACGGATTGCCCGCTGGACTGACGCCCACATGGGTCGTCGAGCCAGATAACGTCATCGGATTTTCCGTCTCGGGAACCGCTGTGAACCCCATCACCAGCCCTGTGTCTGTGGACATCTCTCTTCGAAACAGCGCCGTTGAGGAACAGGAATACATCACATGCTCGGTTCCCATCCGTGTTTGGCTCGTTCCGATGATCGCCCTTTCATCAAACCCGAGCACCCCGCTGGTGATGGAAACGGTCTATGCTCCATACGCCGCGGCAAACAAATGGGTGTTGCCGGTGGCCACCGGCGTGGTCCATGACGGGTTCAGTATCAACGACCTGCATATCACCGGAAGCCCCTTGCCGGTTGGTTTGACACTGTCGGCTGAGAAGGGCGCCGGAAACACCATCGCGCTGGCTGTCTATGGAACAGCTGATCAGGCAGTCACCCAACCCCTGTTGATAATAGCTGCCATCCTTGGCACCGGTGTAGGCGTTGACGCCCAGGGGACCGGACCGCGCTATGGAGATTCAGCCCCAATCCCGCTTTTGATTTTGCCGGCGGGCTCACCCCGGTATATGATTGCGAGCCCGAACAGTGTAACAGCAGGATCCAGTACGCAAACGTTTACGCTGCAACTCTACAATGAGACCGTCTCCGGCACAGTGGCTCAGGGCGATATTACGCTCATGGGGGATTTGAACGGGTTGGCCGTTGGCAACGTTGCCAATACTACATCCAGTGTGACGGTGCAGGTCACCGGCACCCTCACCCGCGACACGGGCTATGGTATCATTACGATTTCAGGAAGCAAATTGAGCGGCGGATTCGCTCTTTCCGCTATGGTGGCTGTATCTCCGCAATATGTAACGCCGCAATAG
- a CDS encoding sensor histidine kinase produces MLKDGDGNTLFGRESLVLETAKANSHRFHDPEARQTFEDLAVEYEKLLKVSAKIFKISDIQGRLLKERESEINEANATLHRLEHSRRQLVSDISHELGTPMTAIQGYLRAMLDGIVAPDQANLTMIYEKVLLVNQLVEDLFDLSKLEFGQPSFDFKPVRPLLLANDLIRKYGADIRQRGFRFESTLALPSPETDEFVLSVDTMRIEQVMNNLISNALKYTPPGGTIRLCFRCEHLDGKALPGENAPPSVAPPAAVFTVSVVDNGPGIDEAALPHVFDRFYRAERSRRAEGAGLGLAIARQIVIGHGGEIGVESQPGKGSTFYFTLPAKATPPV; encoded by the coding sequence TTGCTGAAAGATGGGGATGGTAATACGTTATTCGGACGGGAAAGCCTCGTTCTGGAAACGGCGAAGGCGAACAGTCACCGCTTCCACGATCCCGAAGCGCGGCAAACTTTTGAGGACCTCGCTGTAGAATACGAAAAACTGCTAAAAGTATCAGCAAAGATTTTCAAGATCAGCGACATTCAGGGGCGACTGCTCAAGGAACGGGAGTCGGAGATTAATGAGGCCAATGCGACCCTGCACCGATTGGAGCATTCGCGCCGCCAACTCGTCTCCGATATCTCCCACGAACTGGGCACCCCGATGACGGCGATCCAAGGATATCTCCGGGCCATGTTGGACGGGATCGTCGCGCCCGATCAGGCGAATCTGACGATGATCTACGAAAAGGTCCTACTGGTCAACCAACTGGTGGAGGACCTCTTCGACCTGTCCAAGCTGGAGTTCGGACAGCCAAGCTTTGATTTCAAACCCGTCAGACCACTTCTGTTGGCCAACGATCTGATTCGCAAGTACGGCGCCGATATCCGGCAGCGGGGATTTCGTTTTGAATCCACTCTGGCTCTGCCTTCTCCTGAAACGGACGAGTTCGTTCTGTCTGTGGACACGATGCGCATCGAACAGGTGATGAACAACCTCATCTCCAATGCGCTGAAATACACTCCCCCAGGCGGAACCATCCGCCTGTGCTTTCGCTGTGAACACCTGGACGGGAAAGCGCTTCCGGGCGAGAACGCACCTCCAAGCGTAGCGCCTCCGGCGGCAGTCTTCACAGTCAGCGTCGTCGACAACGGTCCCGGTATCGACGAAGCGGCCCTCCCTCATGTGTTTGACCGCTTCTACCGGGCTGAGCGTTCGCGCCGGGCGGAAGGCGCCGGCCTTGGCCTGGCCATCGCCAGGCAGATCGTCATCGGTCATGGCGGCGAGATCGGTGTAGAGAGCCAGCCCGGCAAGGGCAGCACCTTCTATTTCACGTTGCCGGCTAAGGCAACACCCCCTGTGTGA
- a CDS encoding response regulator transcription factor — translation MQGKKVLIVEDDTKIQQLLVLYLEKNGYRTAVAERGSEALRLFESEQPDLILLDILLPDMDGYQICQEIRNCSNVPILFMSCMKEADNIIQALKLGGDDYITKPFDPNVLMARVEAKLRRAPIFRRVAPAEEPAPARTLVFDDLEIDLANYRVAVGGQPVSLAAKELQLLFFLAQHPSQVFTAQELYTRIWGYEDVGDYRTVMTHVSNIRKKIKTDSSAPERIQNIRGFGYKFNV, via the coding sequence ATGCAGGGGAAGAAGGTCCTGATCGTCGAAGACGACACAAAAATCCAGCAACTGTTGGTGCTCTATCTCGAAAAAAACGGTTACCGCACAGCCGTGGCAGAAAGAGGCTCAGAGGCGCTGCGTCTCTTTGAGTCGGAACAGCCTGACCTGATCCTCTTGGATATCCTTCTGCCTGATATGGATGGATACCAGATCTGCCAGGAGATCCGCAACTGCTCCAATGTTCCGATCCTCTTCATGAGTTGCATGAAGGAAGCGGACAACATCATTCAGGCGCTGAAGCTTGGCGGCGACGACTACATTACGAAACCTTTCGACCCGAACGTTCTCATGGCGCGGGTGGAGGCCAAGCTGCGCAGAGCGCCTATCTTCCGGCGGGTCGCTCCTGCCGAAGAACCGGCGCCGGCTCGCACGTTGGTATTCGATGATTTGGAGATCGACCTGGCCAATTACCGCGTCGCCGTTGGCGGCCAACCCGTTTCTCTGGCAGCCAAGGAATTGCAACTGCTGTTTTTTCTCGCCCAGCACCCCAGCCAGGTCTTTACAGCCCAGGAACTGTACACCAGGATCTGGGGGTACGAGGATGTGGGCGACTACCGGACAGTCATGACCCATGTCAGCAACATCCGCAAAAAGATAAAAACCGATTCTTCAGCGCCCGAGCGCATTCAGAACATCCGGGGCTTCGGCTACAAGTTCAACGTGTAA
- a CDS encoding SiaB family protein kinase encodes MNGNRMIQLQQALSSENVLISFSGRFTQGIIEELGEAVKNYLENENRPKNDIFNIFAIFIEQTQNIKNYITVKEGTPAHDRVANSGIVLIGKRNSGNYVSSGNLIENVDAPALARRIDRLTALDKAELKKLYKEEMKKDVSPGSLGAGLGLIDIARKSSAPLEYSIINIDERFSFFTLTAII; translated from the coding sequence ATGAATGGCAACCGCATGATTCAACTGCAGCAGGCGCTTTCCAGTGAAAACGTGTTGATCAGCTTTTCAGGGCGTTTTACCCAGGGGATCATCGAGGAACTGGGCGAAGCGGTGAAAAACTACCTGGAAAACGAAAACCGGCCCAAGAACGACATCTTCAATATCTTCGCCATTTTTATCGAACAGACCCAGAACATCAAAAACTACATCACCGTCAAAGAGGGCACCCCTGCCCACGACCGTGTGGCCAACTCGGGGATCGTGCTCATCGGCAAACGAAACAGCGGCAACTACGTCAGTTCGGGCAACCTGATCGAAAACGTGGACGCGCCGGCGCTCGCGCGGCGCATCGACCGGCTGACCGCTCTTGACAAGGCGGAACTGAAAAAACTGTACAAAGAAGAGATGAAAAAGGACGTGTCCCCCGGCAGCCTGGGCGCCGGTCTCGGTCTCATCGATATCGCTCGCAAGTCGAGCGCCCCCTTGGAATACTCGATCATCAACATCGACGAGCGGTTTTCTTTCTTCACACTGACCGCCATCATATAG
- a CDS encoding DUF1987 domain-containing protein has protein sequence MDKLYIAGAKGTPEVDFDPLQHTLKLSGQSYPENAFKFYEPILRWVDAYLDQLTTEVNVVIDFSFPYINTSSSKCVMMLLEKLDEAFQKGKQLSLNWYYDEDNESELECAEEFKEDVTMPFQLIPRERKDD, from the coding sequence ATGGACAAGCTCTACATCGCCGGCGCCAAAGGAACACCGGAGGTCGACTTCGACCCCCTCCAACACACGTTAAAGCTGTCCGGGCAATCGTACCCGGAAAACGCCTTTAAGTTTTACGAGCCAATCCTGCGATGGGTGGACGCCTATCTCGATCAATTGACGACAGAAGTCAACGTGGTCATCGACTTCAGCTTCCCTTACATCAACACGAGCAGTTCCAAGTGCGTCATGATGCTGCTAGAAAAACTGGATGAGGCATTTCAAAAGGGCAAGCAATTGTCCCTGAACTGGTACTATGACGAGGATAACGAGAGCGAACTGGAATGCGCCGAGGAGTTTAAGGAAGATGTGACCATGCCCTTCCAACTCATCCCCCGGGAGCGGAAGGACGACTAA
- a CDS encoding SpoIIE family protein phosphatase, which yields MGLGLEKRLLVKEGRRNVLYDRGAMKVIFLATAMITLAVLLTGAIGYTITKTGVVDKLKSKDLHYIARSMAARIDGRLERATETSRLLAGDPTVAQWVAGEERDEALGEKARKRLIDIASDYGYVNTFIVSARSGNYWGEEGKILETMDLQDPYDRWFFDFLASKAPIQVHLDYNKARQNTYIFVNARIGSAEEGYGVAGVGLSLEDLAKEFQQYRFSAGSRLWLVDEKGAIHLSDNLEANGKSLSDYLPETVKDEILRGEPDKAGTTVMEYLDGAGNQMDLISQPIRATGWKLVFQVPRAESLAVLNSILVNMTLTGLFSVALICIVFYVVSRRIADPYRRALELNEELERIVAERTRELSEKNRNIMDSIDYAKRLQEAILPEPAEMNDLFADHFLHWRPRDIVGGDFYWIRRYGEAEYIVAVGDCTGHGVPGALMTMAVNTMLNHIADETLRDDPAGILLRLHQAVRETIQKKAGGETRLDGLDIGLCSVRGRRVVFAGAGMDLNMTGGEAASTVTVLKGARKSVGHPRFGAGDMLENQVVEAGEGQVFYLTTDGYPDQNGGPNDYPFGKRRFESLLASLAGVALPAQQEIITQSLSDYMGGEAQRDDITVLGFTLRNDKVAYGDGGEAANG from the coding sequence ATGGGGCTGGGGTTGGAAAAAAGACTCCTTGTAAAAGAGGGGCGGCGGAACGTCCTCTATGACCGGGGCGCCATGAAGGTCATTTTTCTGGCGACGGCCATGATCACCTTGGCCGTCTTACTGACCGGCGCCATCGGTTACACCATCACGAAAACCGGAGTCGTCGACAAGCTGAAATCAAAGGATCTCCACTACATCGCCCGGTCGATGGCCGCCCGTATCGACGGCAGGCTGGAGCGCGCCACAGAAACCTCACGCCTGCTTGCCGGCGATCCGACGGTTGCCCAGTGGGTGGCCGGTGAAGAACGAGATGAAGCGCTTGGTGAAAAAGCGCGTAAGAGACTGATCGATATCGCCAGCGATTATGGCTACGTAAACACCTTCATCGTCAGCGCCCGGTCGGGAAACTACTGGGGCGAGGAGGGAAAGATCCTCGAGACCATGGATCTCCAGGACCCTTATGACCGGTGGTTTTTCGACTTCCTGGCTTCAAAGGCGCCGATTCAAGTCCATCTCGATTACAACAAGGCCCGGCAGAACACGTACATATTCGTCAACGCCCGTATCGGCAGCGCAGAAGAGGGCTATGGTGTGGCCGGTGTCGGCCTCAGCCTGGAGGATCTGGCGAAGGAATTCCAGCAGTACCGTTTCAGCGCCGGCAGCCGCCTGTGGCTGGTCGACGAGAAAGGCGCCATCCACCTGTCTGACAACCTGGAGGCCAACGGGAAAAGCCTATCCGATTATTTGCCCGAAACGGTCAAGGATGAGATCCTGCGAGGAGAGCCCGACAAGGCGGGAACGACCGTCATGGAATACCTCGATGGCGCGGGAAATCAGATGGATCTCATCAGCCAGCCGATCCGCGCCACCGGCTGGAAACTGGTCTTTCAGGTTCCCCGAGCCGAGAGCCTGGCGGTGCTGAACTCCATACTGGTCAACATGACCTTGACGGGCCTGTTTTCGGTGGCGCTGATCTGCATCGTCTTCTATGTCGTATCCAGGCGCATCGCCGATCCCTACCGGCGCGCACTGGAACTCAACGAGGAACTGGAACGGATCGTGGCGGAGCGGACCCGGGAACTCTCCGAAAAAAATCGGAACATCATGGACAGCATCGACTACGCCAAGCGGCTGCAAGAGGCGATCCTGCCGGAGCCTGCCGAGATGAACGATCTGTTCGCCGATCACTTCCTGCACTGGCGGCCCCGGGACATCGTAGGCGGAGATTTTTACTGGATCCGCCGTTACGGGGAAGCGGAGTATATCGTCGCTGTGGGGGATTGCACCGGTCACGGTGTTCCCGGCGCCTTGATGACCATGGCGGTCAATACGATGTTGAACCATATCGCCGACGAAACCCTTCGGGATGACCCTGCCGGGATCCTGTTGCGCCTGCACCAGGCGGTCAGAGAGACGATACAGAAGAAAGCCGGCGGCGAAACCCGTCTTGACGGGCTCGATATCGGTCTTTGCAGTGTGAGGGGCAGGCGGGTTGTCTTCGCCGGCGCCGGCATGGATCTCAATATGACCGGGGGCGAGGCGGCATCGACCGTTACGGTGCTGAAGGGGGCGAGGAAAAGCGTCGGCCACCCCCGCTTTGGCGCCGGCGATATGCTGGAAAACCAGGTGGTTGAGGCCGGAGAAGGCCAGGTTTTTTACCTGACGACGGACGGGTATCCCGATCAAAACGGCGGACCCAACGACTACCCCTTTGGGAAACGGCGCTTCGAAAGCCTGCTCGCCAGTCTCGCCGGTGTCGCCCTTCCGGCGCAGCAGGAAATCATCACGCAGAGCCTTTCCGATTATATGGGGGGAGAAGCGCAGCGGGACGATATTACGGTGCTCGGTTTTACACTCAGGAATGATAAGGTTGCCTATGGCGACGGGGGTGAGGCAGCAAATGGCTAA
- a CDS encoding bifunctional diguanylate cyclase/phosphohydrolase: MAKGELGALLFEQEMRVLEGALCELDDPCHGGNPLFSKYKVLAQSYQKLLKETQKAFLISDIQGTILKEREEKIRTLLDNSNQGFLTFGRDLLVQKEYSAECARIFDGKKIARASIVDLLAPPGSKEGARLGAIFQTIFAAEDAESQSRLIQQVPTGMIIGGRHIQVQARPLLNPPGRREEDALLLILTDLTEKKEADARLAFLNTHDKLTGLYNRNYAESLLPALMAEREFPFSVIVADLNGLKLTNDVFGHETGDRLIANAAAILFDCCCDRGMAVRWGGDEFLLLLPRTDAATCQELCEQIRDGCRQAAPAPIELSMALGGATAEAPVAFGDLFRVAENRMYSNKLPESRRVHQNIMLGLESMQRENCMEIEGHVERLRELAADFAARLGISVHSTEMRNLMLLASLHDIGKVALPKGILCKAGPLTPEEWEVVRQHSEIGYRMAQSIDEPAVADAILAMHERWDGAGYPFGRKGEEIPRLARILAIVDVYDVLTHDRVYAKAMSPQDALAELESGCGCQFDPGLVPIFIKHAARWIAPVTDP, encoded by the coding sequence ATGGCTAAAGGGGAACTGGGCGCTCTTTTATTTGAACAGGAGATGCGGGTGCTAGAGGGCGCGCTGTGCGAACTCGATGATCCCTGCCACGGCGGCAACCCATTGTTTTCCAAATACAAGGTGCTCGCCCAGAGTTATCAAAAGTTGCTGAAGGAAACCCAGAAAGCCTTCCTGATCAGCGATATCCAGGGGACCATTCTCAAAGAGCGGGAAGAGAAGATCCGGACGCTGCTCGATAACTCCAATCAGGGCTTCCTCACCTTCGGTCGCGACCTGCTCGTCCAAAAGGAGTATAGCGCTGAGTGTGCCCGCATCTTCGACGGAAAAAAGATCGCCCGTGCCAGCATCGTCGATCTGTTGGCGCCTCCCGGTTCGAAGGAAGGCGCGCGGCTCGGCGCCATCTTTCAGACGATTTTTGCTGCTGAAGATGCAGAAAGTCAGAGCCGGCTGATCCAGCAGGTTCCCACCGGAATGATTATCGGTGGGCGGCATATTCAAGTGCAGGCAAGACCGCTGCTCAACCCGCCGGGGCGACGGGAGGAGGACGCGCTCCTCCTCATCCTGACTGATTTGACGGAGAAAAAGGAAGCCGACGCGCGGCTGGCCTTTCTAAACACCCATGATAAACTGACGGGGTTGTACAACCGCAACTACGCCGAGAGCCTGCTCCCGGCGCTGATGGCCGAAAGGGAATTCCCCTTCAGCGTCATCGTGGCTGACTTAAACGGGCTGAAACTGACCAACGATGTCTTCGGCCATGAAACTGGCGACCGGCTGATCGCCAACGCCGCCGCGATCCTCTTTGACTGCTGTTGTGATAGGGGCATGGCGGTCCGCTGGGGCGGAGACGAGTTCCTACTCCTGTTGCCGCGGACGGATGCGGCGACCTGCCAGGAACTCTGCGAGCAGATTCGGGACGGTTGCCGGCAGGCGGCGCCGGCGCCCATTGAATTGAGCATGGCCCTCGGGGGCGCCACGGCGGAGGCGCCGGTGGCCTTCGGCGACCTTTTCCGTGTGGCCGAGAACCGGATGTACAGCAACAAGCTGCCGGAGAGCCGCCGCGTCCATCAGAACATCATGCTGGGGCTGGAATCCATGCAGAGAGAGAACTGCATGGAGATCGAGGGGCATGTGGAGCGGCTGCGGGAGTTGGCCGCCGATTTTGCCGCCCGGCTCGGCATCTCTGTTCACTCGACGGAGATGCGCAACCTGATGCTGCTGGCGTCTCTCCATGACATCGGCAAGGTCGCTCTGCCCAAGGGGATCCTCTGCAAAGCGGGACCGTTGACGCCGGAGGAGTGGGAAGTCGTCCGCCAACACAGCGAGATCGGCTACCGGATGGCCCAGTCCATCGATGAGCCGGCGGTGGCCGACGCCATCCTGGCCATGCATGAGCGGTGGGATGGCGCTGGTTATCCCTTTGGGCGCAAAGGGGAAGAGATCCCCCGGCTGGCCCGCATCCTGGCGATCGTGGACGTGTATGATGTGCTCACCCATGATCGGGTGTACGCCAAGGCGATGAGCCCGCAGGATGCCCTCGCGGAGTTGGAGAGCGGGTGCGGCTGCCAGTTCGACCCGGGGCTGGTTCCGATCTTTATCAAACATGCGGCCCGGTGGATTGCGCCAGTGACGGATCCCTGA